In Synechococcus sp. PCC 6312, one genomic interval encodes:
- a CDS encoding response regulator transcription factor, whose product MDSSPGLACKTLLLVDDDPNLVLLVQDYLELKGYRVLTAAQGREALQVLKHETPDMIICDVMMPEMDGYHFVRHIREQENIKWLPVLFLSAKGQTEDRVMGLNTGADVYMVKPFEPEELVAQIEASLKQSERVKQLQTASFETPGPLPLPEGIELTPTEIKVLRLVAQGLANKDIASQLVVSQRTVESHVSNMLGKTGLTNRTELARWALDYRLS is encoded by the coding sequence ATGGATTCCTCCCCAGGCCTGGCCTGTAAAACCCTTTTATTAGTCGATGACGATCCCAACTTAGTTCTGTTAGTTCAAGATTATTTGGAACTGAAGGGCTATCGGGTACTGACGGCGGCTCAAGGGCGGGAAGCCTTACAGGTGTTAAAACATGAAACCCCGGACATGATTATTTGTGATGTGATGATGCCAGAAATGGATGGTTATCATTTTGTCCGTCACATCCGGGAACAGGAAAACATTAAATGGCTACCGGTCTTGTTTTTGTCAGCAAAAGGGCAAACGGAAGATCGGGTCATGGGCTTAAATACAGGGGCTGATGTTTATATGGTCAAGCCCTTTGAGCCTGAGGAATTAGTGGCCCAAATCGAAGCCTCCTTGAAGCAATCAGAACGGGTTAAACAACTCCAAACAGCAAGTTTTGAGACTCCTGGCCCCTTGCCCTTACCGGAAGGAATTGAACTGACACCCACAGAAATAAAGGTGCTGCGTTTAGTGGCCCAGGGATTAGCCAATAAGGATATTGCTAGCCAACTGGTTGTGAGTCAACGCACTGTGGAAAGTCACGTCAGCAATATGTTGGGTAAAACAGGGCTAACGAATCGGACTGAACTCGCTCGCTGGGCCTTGGACTATCGCTTAAGTTAA
- the ndhD1 gene encoding photosynthetic/respiratory NAD(P)H-quinone oxidoreductase subunit D1: MTDFPWLTTIILFPLLASAAIPFIPDPDGKGRPIRWYALVIGLIDFVLIIYAFTTQYDLNGTGLQMVEAYDWIPEIGLRWSVGVDGISMPLVLLTGFVTTLATLAAWPVTFKPRLFYFIILAMYGGQIAVFAVQDMLVFFLAWELELIPVYLLLAIWGGKKRQYAATKFILYTALSSLFILVAAFAMAFYGDTTTFDMHTLSLKDYGLGFQLLVYTGFLVAYGVKLPIVPLHTWLPDAHGEATAPVHMLLAGILLKMGGYALIRMNVEMLPGAHAKFAPVLIILGVVNIVYAALTSYAQRNLKRKIAYSSISHMGFVLIGIGSFTSLGMSGAVLQMVSHGLIGASLFFLVGATYDRTHTLILEEMGGVGQKMSKIFAMFTACSLASLALPGMSGFVAELMVFVGFATSDAYSLTFRIVVVLLAAVGVILTPIYLLSMLREIFYGPENKELVNHEELVDAEPREIFIIACLLVPIIGIGLYPKILTQIYDATTVQLVARIRESVPTLAQRQSPETATLGFFVAPTLENQALE, encoded by the coding sequence ATGACTGACTTCCCCTGGTTGACTACCATCATCCTATTTCCGCTTCTGGCTTCAGCAGCGATTCCGTTTATTCCTGACCCCGATGGCAAAGGGCGACCGATTCGCTGGTATGCCTTGGTAATTGGCCTGATTGATTTTGTCTTGATCATCTATGCCTTTACCACCCAATACGATCTCAATGGTACGGGCCTCCAGATGGTCGAAGCCTACGATTGGATTCCAGAAATTGGCTTGCGCTGGTCCGTGGGAGTAGATGGAATTTCGATGCCCTTGGTGCTGTTGACTGGATTTGTCACCACGTTGGCAACTCTGGCAGCCTGGCCTGTGACCTTTAAGCCGCGGCTGTTTTATTTCATTATCCTGGCTATGTATGGCGGTCAAATTGCAGTTTTTGCTGTGCAGGATATGTTGGTCTTCTTCCTGGCCTGGGAATTAGAACTGATTCCGGTCTATCTGCTTTTGGCGATTTGGGGCGGTAAAAAACGGCAATACGCAGCAACCAAATTTATTCTTTATACAGCCCTCAGTTCTCTGTTTATCCTGGTGGCCGCCTTTGCCATGGCTTTCTATGGGGATACAACCACCTTTGATATGCACACCTTATCTCTGAAGGATTATGGCCTAGGCTTTCAATTGTTGGTCTATACCGGGTTCCTGGTTGCCTATGGGGTGAAATTACCGATTGTACCACTCCATACTTGGTTGCCGGATGCCCACGGTGAAGCCACAGCCCCAGTCCATATGCTCTTAGCGGGGATTCTGCTGAAAATGGGGGGCTATGCCCTGATCCGGATGAACGTGGAAATGTTGCCAGGAGCCCATGCTAAATTTGCGCCAGTGTTGATCATCCTTGGAGTTGTCAATATTGTCTATGCGGCCTTGACTTCCTATGCTCAACGGAATCTCAAACGCAAGATTGCCTATTCTTCGATTTCCCACATGGGCTTTGTTCTGATTGGGATTGGCTCCTTTACAAGTTTGGGGATGAGTGGGGCAGTTTTACAAATGGTCTCCCATGGCTTGATTGGGGCGAGCTTGTTCTTCTTGGTGGGCGCAACCTATGACCGAACCCATACCTTGATCTTGGAAGAAATGGGCGGTGTTGGCCAAAAGATGTCCAAGATTTTTGCCATGTTTACGGCTTGTTCCCTGGCGTCTTTAGCGTTGCCGGGGATGAGTGGCTTTGTGGCGGAATTAATGGTGTTTGTCGGTTTTGCTACGAGCGATGCCTATAGTCTGACCTTTCGGATTGTGGTGGTTCTCTTGGCGGCGGTGGGCGTGATTTTGACCCCGATTTACTTGCTCTCAATGCTCCGGGAGATTTTTTATGGCCCAGAAAACAAGGAACTGGTCAACCATGAAGAACTGGTGGACGCTGAGCCGCGTGAGATCTTTATCATTGCCTGTTTGTTAGTGCCTATTATTGGAATTGGTCTCTATCCAAAAATTCTGACCCAGATTTATGATGCAACAACAGTACAGTTAGTGGCTCGGATTCGAGAGTCTGTCCCCACTCTGGCGCAACGGCAATCACCTGAGACGGCAACTCTGGGATTTTTTGTGGCTCCTACTTTAGAAAACCAGGCCCTAGAATAA